Proteins encoded together in one Chitinophaga sp. LS1 window:
- a CDS encoding PAS domain S-box protein, whose translation MVQAKTINPANNWWGAIAAAFEDGYIAINQAGQIVAFNPSALEILQISEAQMEDPGWWKSPSAGALGRLLQEQKEFVGHKIQQDVPHKKDCWLHVTGKALHTSTETGYMLTFRDVTGYLEIYRSLNTIISSLDDIILEMTIDGIILHVWMNRSARLTLPWMEMQGKSAYHYMPDRLKKEIQQLIHEVVISGKEVVRVMLDPLDRDQQVWYRIRLLRPGTANNTIILSIHDVTAENKANQELREARKQLEDSQQVFKSVFDYSPTGIALLSLDGQWLDVNASLLDTLGYTHEEISGIGACDLIHPEDLDTAIAQIQQISDRKINSYRAERRYRHREGHYIHMCLACTAMLNPDGTVRYLIVQMIDVTELKHLDSEARKKNIILHATSIDLQQKIKQLFELNQIIAHNLRGPATALISSVELLPELHNMQEQHTLLNHMKNSANSIINTLNDLKEVLAQHANTDLPFTQCDLEDITSKLWSSLNLQVVEKNAQLKMHFQIPVLLYSRPYLENILFHLINNALTYTRPEAPPEITISTWQEEDQVVLMVRDNGIGIDLQKHREQLFRYKKKFHRGYESNGVGLFMVRNQIQTFGGRLDVKSEVGKGSSFFVYFNNRVLIKKEDE comes from the coding sequence ATGGTGCAAGCTAAAACCATTAACCCGGCGAATAATTGGTGGGGTGCAATCGCCGCCGCATTTGAGGATGGCTATATCGCTATTAACCAGGCAGGTCAGATCGTGGCCTTTAATCCCTCCGCATTGGAGATCCTGCAGATCTCTGAGGCTCAGATGGAAGATCCTGGCTGGTGGAAAAGCCCGTCTGCCGGTGCTTTAGGGCGCCTGTTGCAGGAGCAGAAAGAATTCGTTGGTCATAAGATCCAACAGGATGTACCTCACAAAAAGGACTGCTGGCTGCATGTCACCGGCAAGGCTTTGCATACATCTACTGAGACTGGTTATATGCTCACTTTCAGAGATGTGACCGGTTACCTTGAAATCTACCGTTCGCTCAATACCATCATTTCTTCCCTGGATGATATCATCCTCGAAATGACAATTGATGGCATCATCCTGCATGTATGGATGAACCGGAGCGCCCGCCTGACCCTGCCCTGGATGGAGATGCAGGGCAAATCTGCCTATCATTATATGCCTGATCGTTTAAAAAAGGAAATACAGCAATTGATCCATGAAGTGGTTATCTCCGGCAAGGAGGTTGTGAGGGTAATGCTGGATCCTTTGGATAGAGATCAACAGGTATGGTACCGCATCCGCCTGCTCAGGCCCGGCACTGCCAATAATACTATTATCCTCAGCATACACGATGTCACAGCAGAAAACAAGGCGAACCAGGAACTCAGAGAGGCCCGTAAACAGCTGGAAGATAGTCAGCAGGTGTTCAAGAGCGTCTTTGACTATTCGCCTACCGGCATTGCGTTGTTATCGCTGGATGGCCAATGGCTGGATGTCAATGCTTCACTGCTGGATACCCTGGGGTATACCCACGAGGAAATTTCCGGTATAGGTGCCTGCGACCTCATTCATCCCGAAGACCTGGATACGGCCATCGCCCAGATCCAGCAGATCAGTGACCGGAAGATCAATAGCTACAGAGCAGAACGACGATACCGGCATCGTGAGGGGCATTATATCCATATGTGCCTGGCCTGCACGGCGATGCTGAACCCGGATGGAACCGTCCGTTACCTGATCGTTCAGATGATCGACGTGACGGAACTAAAACACCTGGATTCGGAAGCCAGAAAGAAAAATATCATACTCCATGCCACCTCCATTGACCTCCAGCAAAAAATCAAACAACTCTTCGAACTCAACCAGATCATTGCCCATAACTTACGGGGCCCAGCTACCGCCCTTATCAGTTCAGTAGAACTCCTGCCTGAACTGCATAACATGCAGGAACAGCACACCCTGCTTAATCATATGAAGAATTCAGCTAATTCAATCATCAATACCCTCAATGACCTGAAAGAAGTGTTGGCCCAGCATGCCAATACAGATCTGCCCTTTACCCAATGTGACCTGGAAGATATAACCAGTAAGTTGTGGAGTTCGCTCAATCTACAGGTTGTGGAAAAAAATGCACAATTAAAAATGCATTTTCAAATTCCAGTATTATTATATTCGCGCCCGTATCTAGAAAATATTTTATTTCATTTGATAAACAATGCATTAACTTATACCCGCCCGGAAGCTCCGCCTGAAATTACCATTAGTACCTGGCAGGAAGAGGACCAGGTCGTATTGATGGTAAGGGATAATGGCATAGGGATTGACCTCCAAAAGCACAGAGAGCAGTTATTCAGGTATAAGAAGAAGTTTCATCGCGGTTACGAAAGTAACGGAGTAGGCCTTTTTATGGTCCGGAATCAAATCCAGACTTTTGGTGGTAGGTTGGATGTAAAGAGTGAAGTAGGGAAAGGAAGTAGTTTCTTTGTTTATTTTAATAACCGGGTACTCATAAAGAAGGAAGATGAATAA
- a CDS encoding response regulator: MNKIKNVCVVDDDELFQFVMRQHFERLELVEKIHKFTDGEQALNYIKQNLNEADHLPDLILLDVNMPYMDGWQFLREYVKLKLPAGKQIKVYVLTSSTHESDLQKAKEFPSLAGYLVKPIGKNIIKEILTELLPA, encoded by the coding sequence ATGAATAAGATTAAAAATGTTTGCGTTGTTGATGATGATGAATTATTTCAATTTGTCATGCGGCAGCATTTTGAAAGACTGGAACTGGTAGAAAAGATCCATAAGTTTACAGATGGAGAGCAGGCATTGAACTACATTAAACAAAATCTGAATGAGGCGGATCATCTCCCTGACCTGATCCTGCTGGATGTAAATATGCCCTATATGGATGGGTGGCAGTTTCTGCGGGAATACGTTAAGTTAAAGCTGCCGGCAGGCAAGCAGATTAAGGTGTATGTACTGACCAGTTCTACACATGAAAGTGATTTGCAGAAAGCGAAGGAGTTTCCTTCTCTGGCAGGATACCTTGTTAAACCAATTGGAAAGAATATTATCAAAGAAATATTAACAGAATTATTACCAGCCTGA
- a CDS encoding SDR family NAD(P)-dependent oxidoreductase produces the protein MTRVMHENDINFTGKIVWITGASSGIGEALAVLLAGKKARLILTARRASALETLSARLDTAVKVLPADLYTADFAALSAAALAAFGGIDMVIHAAGIGQRSLAVETPVKVYRQLMEINFFAPVAITGCLLPVSNAHMVVIGSMSGLMGFPGRTGYAASKHALKGYFETLQVEQDVPVTIVSPGRVQTNLSLSAITASGEAHGVMDEAQIKGIPVMECAARILEGVAKRKKHVIIARKEKYLYWLHKWWPSIYYKMAKKYSFTTGK, from the coding sequence ATGACCAGGGTCATGCATGAGAATGATATAAATTTTACGGGTAAAATAGTGTGGATCACGGGAGCTTCTTCAGGAATTGGAGAGGCGCTGGCCGTATTGCTGGCAGGAAAAAAGGCGAGGTTGATATTGACAGCCAGACGGGCATCGGCTTTAGAGACTTTGTCAGCGCGATTGGATACTGCAGTGAAAGTATTACCAGCAGATCTGTATACCGCAGATTTTGCCGCATTGTCCGCAGCAGCATTGGCCGCCTTTGGCGGGATTGATATGGTGATACATGCAGCGGGAATCGGGCAAAGATCGCTGGCGGTGGAAACGCCGGTCAAAGTTTACAGACAGTTGATGGAGATTAATTTCTTTGCGCCAGTTGCGATCACGGGATGTTTATTGCCTGTTAGTAATGCGCATATGGTGGTGATAGGGAGTATGTCGGGGTTGATGGGATTTCCGGGCAGGACAGGGTATGCAGCGAGTAAACATGCATTGAAGGGATATTTTGAAACATTGCAGGTGGAGCAGGATGTGCCGGTGACGATTGTGAGCCCGGGTAGGGTGCAGACAAATTTATCACTGTCGGCGATTACGGCGAGTGGGGAGGCGCATGGGGTGATGGATGAAGCACAAATAAAAGGGATCCCGGTCATGGAATGCGCTGCACGAATATTAGAAGGGGTCGCAAAGCGGAAAAAACATGTGATTATTGCGCGGAAGGAGAAGTATCTATATTGGTTGCATAAGTGGTGGCCATCCATCTATTATAAGATGGCAAAAAAATACTCATTTACCACAGGCAAATGA
- a CDS encoding MBL fold metallo-hydrolase, translating to MKIEQIYTGCLAHGAYYIESDGVAAIIDPLREVAPYIQKAATADASIKYVLETHFHADFVSGHLELSNITGATIVYGPTAQPGFPAYVANDNEFLFLGKCTIQVLHTPGHTPESTSYLLYDEFNKPVALFSGDTLFIGDVGRPDLAQKAANMTREELAGVLFDSLRNKIMTLPGDITVYPGHGAGSACGKNMSRETTDTLANQLATNYALRKNMTRDEFIIEVTTGLTTPPAYFPENVRLNKEGATEMGTVLSRGLQALLPEDFEAIADETGALILDARDPEEFATGFIPGAINIGIDGSFAPWAGTLIPDIQQPILIVAPTGREEEVIVRLARVGYDFTMGFLKGGMLSWMEAGKPIDRVITVEASSLTGGEHIVDVRRRSEFESEHVMDAIHAPLDYINDSMQLLDKEKLYYIHCAAGYRSMMFISILKARGFSHLVDVRGGLKAIREANRLQLTEYVCPQTQL from the coding sequence ATGAAAATAGAACAAATTTATACAGGATGTCTCGCACATGGGGCCTACTACATCGAAAGTGATGGAGTAGCAGCTATCATCGATCCGCTGCGCGAAGTGGCCCCCTATATCCAAAAGGCCGCCACTGCCGACGCCAGTATAAAATATGTTCTGGAAACACACTTCCACGCTGACTTTGTTTCAGGCCACCTGGAGTTGTCCAATATTACCGGCGCCACTATCGTCTATGGCCCTACGGCACAACCAGGTTTCCCCGCCTATGTAGCAAATGACAATGAATTTCTGTTCTTAGGCAAATGTACTATTCAGGTGTTACATACACCTGGGCACACACCAGAGTCTACATCTTATCTATTATACGACGAGTTTAATAAACCGGTGGCCCTGTTCTCAGGAGATACCCTCTTTATTGGCGATGTAGGACGTCCTGATCTGGCCCAAAAGGCCGCAAACATGACCAGGGAAGAATTGGCCGGTGTGCTGTTCGATTCCCTGCGCAACAAGATCATGACATTACCTGGTGATATCACTGTATATCCCGGTCATGGTGCAGGTAGTGCCTGTGGCAAAAATATGAGCCGCGAAACCACCGATACCCTGGCTAACCAGCTTGCGACAAACTATGCTTTGCGCAAAAATATGACCCGCGATGAGTTTATCATTGAAGTAACTACCGGTCTGACTACACCACCTGCTTACTTTCCTGAAAATGTGCGGTTGAACAAAGAAGGTGCTACTGAAATGGGTACCGTTTTGTCAAGAGGTCTCCAGGCGTTATTGCCAGAAGATTTCGAAGCTATCGCAGACGAAACGGGTGCACTCATTCTCGATGCCCGCGATCCTGAAGAATTTGCCACCGGTTTTATACCCGGTGCTATTAATATCGGTATTGATGGCAGCTTTGCTCCATGGGCAGGCACCCTCATTCCGGATATACAACAACCCATTCTTATCGTAGCACCTACCGGCAGGGAAGAGGAAGTGATCGTCCGTCTCGCCAGAGTGGGATATGATTTTACTATGGGTTTTCTGAAAGGTGGTATGCTCTCCTGGATGGAGGCCGGCAAGCCTATAGATAGGGTCATTACGGTAGAAGCCAGTTCCCTCACCGGTGGGGAGCATATTGTGGATGTACGCCGCAGAAGTGAGTTTGAAAGCGAACACGTTATGGACGCTATCCATGCGCCGCTGGATTATATCAATGACAGCATGCAACTGCTGGATAAAGAGAAATTGTACTACATACATTGTGCAGCCGGTTATCGCTCCATGATGTTTATCTCCATACTAAAAGCCAGAGGCTTCAGCCACCTGGTAGATGTTAGAGGTGGGCTCAAGGCAATCCGTGAAGCAAACAGACTTCAGTTGACTGAATATGTGTGCCCCCAAACCCAACTTTGA
- a CDS encoding aldose 1-epimerase family protein, whose translation MPELKNGQLHVVIAEKGAELRKVTRTDLQQEYLWNADPAFWAKTSPVLFPIVGTVKNNTYTFEGKNYTLSRHGFARDNVFAVTSQSDTQVTFELNSNEETLKVYPFHFRFAVIYAIEDAKLTVTYQVENKGVADMYFSVGAHPAFKVPLEEGVTYEDYYLAFNKVEDTRLYLLSDGGFVEKTPVPFLEHTQRLDLKKSLFYKDALVFKDLASNAISIKSDKKPHGLTLQFDGFPFMGIWAAIDADFVCIEPWCGVADNVDATGELTEKEGINKLGAEQVFERSWTADFF comes from the coding sequence ATGCCTGAATTGAAGAACGGACAGTTGCACGTAGTCATCGCTGAAAAAGGAGCGGAGCTCCGCAAAGTAACCCGTACAGACCTGCAGCAGGAGTATCTCTGGAATGCAGACCCTGCTTTCTGGGCCAAAACCAGCCCTGTACTATTTCCTATAGTGGGTACTGTAAAGAATAATACTTACACGTTTGAAGGAAAAAATTACACACTCAGCAGGCATGGTTTTGCAAGGGACAATGTATTTGCTGTTACTTCGCAGAGCGATACCCAGGTTACGTTCGAACTGAATAGTAATGAAGAAACCCTGAAAGTATACCCCTTTCATTTCCGTTTTGCTGTCATTTATGCAATTGAAGATGCAAAGCTCACTGTTACTTACCAGGTGGAAAATAAAGGTGTGGCAGACATGTATTTCTCTGTGGGCGCACATCCTGCATTCAAAGTGCCTTTGGAAGAAGGAGTTACTTACGAGGATTACTACCTTGCGTTTAATAAAGTAGAAGATACCCGTTTATATCTCCTGTCTGATGGAGGATTTGTGGAAAAGACACCTGTTCCTTTCCTGGAGCATACACAGCGCTTAGACCTGAAAAAATCACTCTTTTATAAGGATGCACTGGTATTTAAAGATCTTGCTTCCAATGCGATCTCCATTAAAAGCGATAAGAAACCACATGGTCTTACTTTGCAATTTGATGGATTTCCATTCATGGGTATCTGGGCGGCGATAGATGCTGACTTTGTTTGTATCGAACCGTGGTGTGGTGTAGCGGATAATGTGGATGCTACTGGTGAACTTACAGAAAAGGAAGGGATCAATAAACTGGGGGCTGAACAGGTATTTGAGAGAAGCTGGACAGCGGATTTCTTTTAA
- a CDS encoding TonB-dependent receptor translates to MKKVLLLISLTLGLAPVTSYAQTVNEPVINSTLTGIVVDSKSQTPLIGALVRIKGTTNQVLTDNKGKFFFKTGQKLPYVLEAVYIGYKKQEIEASNSPLTISLVENESQLNEVVVVGYGTQRKSDLTGAVASVNKGLLSQPAASFDNLLQGSVPGINVTQSSGAPGATATIRVRGGNSISFGNAPLYVIDGFIIYNNNDNVNTSASNGVGVNALSTINPSDIESIEILKDASATAIYGSRGANGVVVITTKRGKRGRDEISYSTYFGQQQVRKKLHLLNASQWASLINDVNTSTGSTKTYSDSAIAALGAGTDWQSAALRKAPIQNHELSVSGGDDKSRYLISGNYFNQDGIVVNTGFKRYSGRINYERNIGDKLKVSTNIFGSQSIEDKLYGNSYNSINFQSTAFANLLQVSPVVPVYNANGTYYTASPYSSIPTNPIQDFKSTINRTYIRRILGNASAEYKILKDLTLKVTGGTDLINTKQNYYSPSYAGSPAGNSTGYSAQGYASVGNIAASTWINENTLTWDHTFSNKHFLNVLAGYTTQHQEDQSAVASAQKFPNDLTTFNNLNYAGTAVLSTSDAHESSLNSYLARASYSYNHIYNVTISLRADGSSKLGKNNRWGYFPSLGVSWNAGRENFFRPASEVVNDLKLRASVGRTGNSEVPPYSSLAALSPSNYYFNGSLVTGIAPTQIANPNLKWETTTQYNVGLDAGFFNNRLTFTFDAYYKKTTDLLLNVPFPLYSGYSSVLQNVGSVENKGIELSLSSDNIKSSSFSWKTTAVFAVNRNKILSLGQGTDYYYPLAPTGYVSPVIVKVGLPVGSFWGYNTAGLLTAADVAKGVPYLTGVSQQVGDTKYVDTNGDGAITTADKHYLGSAQPKFTFGFSNTLAYKGFDLSFFFQGSYGNKIFNFLQQKLEIPTLSLNASATLLDRYSATNPNGKVAKATNAPVAQVTDRYVEDGSYVKLKTLSLGYSIPRDVIRQLHISQLRVYVSAQNIWTWTKYTGLDPEVNFFDSDNTKQGIDYGAYPSTKGFLAGLNLTF, encoded by the coding sequence ATGAAAAAAGTTCTCTTGCTCATCTCACTCACCCTGGGATTAGCACCTGTAACGTCGTATGCTCAAACAGTGAATGAACCAGTCATCAACTCCACACTCACCGGCATTGTCGTAGACAGCAAATCCCAAACCCCGCTCATAGGGGCTTTGGTAAGGATCAAAGGTACCACCAACCAGGTGCTCACTGACAATAAAGGGAAGTTCTTTTTCAAAACAGGACAAAAACTTCCCTACGTACTCGAAGCGGTTTATATAGGGTATAAAAAACAGGAGATCGAAGCCTCCAACTCACCACTCACCATCTCGCTGGTCGAAAACGAAAGCCAGCTCAACGAAGTCGTAGTAGTAGGTTATGGCACCCAACGCAAAAGTGACCTCACCGGCGCTGTAGCCAGCGTGAACAAAGGATTGCTGTCACAACCCGCTGCCTCTTTCGACAATTTATTGCAAGGCTCCGTACCAGGTATCAATGTCACCCAGAGCTCCGGGGCACCCGGTGCCACCGCCACTATCCGTGTAAGAGGTGGGAACTCCATCAGCTTTGGCAACGCCCCCCTCTATGTGATCGATGGCTTTATCATCTATAATAACAATGATAATGTAAATACCAGCGCGTCCAACGGGGTAGGGGTGAACGCCCTCTCTACCATCAATCCCAGCGATATAGAAAGTATAGAAATCCTCAAAGACGCTTCTGCCACCGCCATCTATGGCTCCCGTGGCGCGAATGGGGTAGTGGTGATCACGACCAAAAGAGGGAAACGCGGCCGCGACGAAATTAGTTACAGCACCTACTTTGGCCAGCAACAGGTGCGTAAAAAACTGCACCTCCTCAATGCCTCCCAATGGGCCTCTCTCATCAATGATGTGAATACAAGCACCGGCAGCACCAAAACCTACAGCGACTCTGCCATCGCTGCCCTCGGTGCCGGTACTGACTGGCAATCTGCCGCACTTCGCAAAGCGCCCATTCAAAACCACGAGCTCTCTGTATCTGGTGGCGACGATAAATCGAGGTACCTCATCTCCGGCAACTACTTCAACCAGGACGGTATCGTTGTCAACACCGGTTTCAAACGGTACTCCGGCAGGATCAATTACGAAAGAAATATTGGCGACAAACTGAAAGTCTCCACCAATATATTCGGTAGCCAATCCATCGAGGATAAACTCTATGGAAATAGCTATAACAGCATCAACTTCCAGAGCACCGCTTTCGCAAATTTATTACAGGTATCACCCGTAGTGCCTGTCTACAATGCAAACGGCACCTATTATACAGCCAGCCCTTATTCCTCAATTCCTACCAACCCTATTCAGGATTTTAAGTCCACCATTAACCGTACTTACATCCGTCGTATTCTCGGCAACGCCTCCGCAGAATACAAGATCCTCAAAGACCTCACCCTCAAAGTTACAGGCGGTACAGACCTCATTAATACCAAGCAAAATTATTACTCTCCCAGTTACGCGGGTTCGCCAGCTGGCAACAGTACCGGGTATTCTGCACAGGGCTATGCATCTGTGGGTAATATTGCCGCATCGACCTGGATCAATGAAAACACCCTCACCTGGGATCATACTTTCAGCAATAAGCACTTCCTGAACGTACTGGCTGGTTATACTACCCAGCACCAGGAAGATCAGTCTGCCGTAGCCAGTGCACAGAAATTCCCCAATGACCTGACTACATTCAATAACCTGAACTATGCAGGTACTGCTGTACTCTCTACTTCCGATGCACATGAGTCATCACTGAATTCATACCTTGCAAGAGCCAGTTATTCTTATAACCATATATACAATGTAACGATCTCCCTGCGTGCAGATGGTTCATCCAAACTGGGTAAAAATAACCGCTGGGGTTACTTCCCTTCTCTTGGTGTCTCCTGGAATGCAGGTAGGGAAAACTTTTTCCGTCCTGCCAGCGAAGTCGTGAATGACCTGAAATTACGTGCATCAGTAGGTCGTACCGGCAACTCCGAAGTACCACCTTATAGTTCACTGGCAGCATTGTCACCGAGCAATTACTACTTCAATGGTTCGCTGGTTACAGGTATTGCTCCTACACAGATTGCCAACCCCAATCTGAAATGGGAGACTACTACCCAATACAACGTAGGACTGGATGCAGGCTTCTTCAACAACCGCCTCACCTTTACCTTCGATGCCTATTATAAGAAGACGACAGACCTGCTGCTGAATGTACCATTCCCGCTCTATTCAGGGTATTCCAGTGTATTGCAGAATGTAGGTAGCGTAGAGAACAAAGGGATAGAGCTGAGTCTCTCATCGGATAATATCAAAAGCAGTTCCTTCAGCTGGAAGACCACCGCTGTATTTGCTGTGAACAGAAACAAGATCCTGAGCCTGGGTCAGGGAACCGATTACTACTACCCTTTGGCGCCAACAGGATATGTATCGCCGGTGATTGTAAAAGTTGGGTTGCCTGTCGGCAGTTTCTGGGGATATAATACCGCAGGGTTGCTTACCGCTGCAGACGTAGCGAAAGGTGTACCTTACCTTACCGGTGTATCTCAACAGGTAGGCGATACCAAATATGTAGATACAAATGGTGATGGTGCGATCACCACTGCAGATAAACATTACTTAGGCAGTGCGCAGCCTAAATTTACTTTTGGCTTCTCCAATACCCTTGCTTACAAAGGGTTTGACCTGTCCTTCTTCTTCCAGGGTTCTTATGGTAATAAGATCTTCAACTTCCTCCAGCAAAAACTGGAAATACCTACGCTCTCGCTGAATGCCTCTGCCACTTTGCTGGATAGATACAGTGCGACCAATCCCAACGGCAAAGTTGCGAAAGCCACCAACGCGCCTGTAGCACAGGTGACTGACAGGTATGTAGAAGATGGATCTTACGTAAAACTCAAAACACTTTCTTTAGGCTATTCCATTCCCCGCGATGTGATCCGCCAGTTACATATCAGTCAGCTCAGGGTGTATGTCTCTGCCCAGAACATCTGGACATGGACCAAATACACCGGCCTCGATCCCGAAGTCAATTTCTTTGATAGTGACAATACCAAGCAGGGTATTGACTACGGCGCCTATCCCAGCACAAAAGGTTTTCTCGCTGGTCTGAATCTGACATTCTAA
- a CDS encoding RagB/SusD family nutrient uptake outer membrane protein, which translates to MNKSLIIFSLLFAAACNKLEEDPNSIVTASQFYKTQSDAVSAVAAVYSTLNTDAAGDFVIYGRDLNLLTGNGSDDQIFSPSNTNTDVRALGTATYVPANDRIKKNWQQHYFGISRANVAIDNIPNIDFDTTLRARLVREAKFIRGLLYFNIVRFWGDAPLVLHDPTSIDVNAQKIKRSPKDSVYAQIISDLNEATLLPKTYTGADVGRVTSGAAHALLAKVYLTRREWAKAATELNTVINGGYGYALFDNFLDVFQQSTKNGKEHIFSVQFGTNLGAKNSTNSLSSSNFSSFNPAVYPGDQPADSTLYQLFASFDARRDVTFFTQMYNAATGKYVQFGAARFAKFIDYSISPLTNQSISGINYPVIRYADVLLMQAEVLNEINGPGADAYAAINQVRARAKISNLTAGLSQAAFRDSVFHERRKEFIQEGNRWFDLSRRGGTYLYDALRVYPAKTGAALKDTLYPIPQSEIDINNELTQNPGW; encoded by the coding sequence ATGAACAAATCGCTCATCATATTTTCTTTACTTTTCGCTGCTGCCTGCAACAAGCTGGAAGAAGATCCGAACTCCATCGTCACGGCATCGCAATTCTACAAAACGCAGTCAGACGCCGTTTCCGCCGTAGCAGCGGTGTACAGTACACTCAATACCGATGCTGCCGGCGACTTCGTGATCTATGGCCGTGACCTGAACCTCTTAACCGGCAACGGTAGCGATGACCAGATCTTTAGTCCATCCAATACCAATACAGATGTACGTGCATTAGGTACTGCGACTTATGTACCTGCCAATGACCGTATCAAAAAGAACTGGCAGCAACACTATTTTGGTATAAGCCGTGCAAATGTGGCAATAGACAATATTCCGAATATAGATTTCGATACCACCCTTCGGGCAAGACTGGTGCGCGAGGCCAAATTCATCAGGGGCTTATTGTATTTTAATATCGTACGTTTCTGGGGCGATGCACCTTTGGTACTGCATGATCCTACCAGCATCGATGTGAATGCACAAAAGATAAAACGTAGTCCCAAGGATAGTGTCTATGCACAGATCATTTCAGATCTGAATGAGGCGACCCTGTTGCCTAAAACATACACCGGTGCTGATGTAGGCCGTGTAACCAGTGGCGCGGCGCATGCATTGCTCGCTAAGGTTTACCTGACCAGAAGAGAATGGGCAAAAGCAGCAACAGAACTCAACACAGTGATCAATGGTGGTTATGGCTACGCCTTATTTGATAACTTCCTCGATGTATTCCAGCAGTCAACCAAGAATGGCAAAGAACATATCTTTTCTGTACAATTTGGTACCAACCTTGGAGCAAAGAACAGTACCAACTCTCTGAGCAGTAGTAACTTTAGCTCTTTCAATCCCGCTGTATATCCCGGCGATCAGCCTGCAGACAGTACTTTGTATCAATTGTTCGCCAGCTTTGATGCCCGTCGTGACGTGACGTTCTTTACACAAATGTATAATGCTGCCACTGGCAAGTATGTACAATTCGGCGCTGCACGCTTCGCCAAGTTCATCGACTATTCCATTTCTCCATTGACGAATCAGTCCATCAGTGGTATCAACTATCCTGTGATCCGCTATGCAGATGTACTGCTCATGCAGGCAGAAGTACTGAACGAGATCAATGGTCCCGGAGCCGATGCCTATGCTGCTATTAATCAGGTAAGGGCAAGGGCAAAGATCAGCAACCTCACAGCAGGCCTGAGTCAGGCAGCTTTTCGTGATTCTGTATTCCATGAAAGAAGAAAGGAATTCATACAGGAAGGCAATCGCTGGTTCGACTTGTCGAGAAGGGGAGGCACCTATTTGTACGATGCACTCAGGGTGTATCCTGCCAAGACAGGCGCTGCTTTGAAAGATACACTCTACCCGATCCCACAATCAGAAATAGATATTAATAACGAACTGACACAAAATCCCGGTTGGTAA